In Phocoena phocoena chromosome 3, mPhoPho1.1, whole genome shotgun sequence, a single window of DNA contains:
- the CCL28 gene encoding C-C motif chemokine 28, producing MQRTGLALLALAAWVALQPSEAILPIASSCCTEVSHHISRRLLERVTTCSIQRADGDCDLAAVILHIKRRRICVSPHNHAVKHWMKEQAAKKDAKGNICCKKKHHSRRNSKGAHQGRHQTHGHKTPY from the exons ATGCAGCGGACAGGACTCGCTCTCTTGGCCTTGGCTGCCTGGGTGGCTCTTCAGCCCTCGGAAG CCATACTTCCCATTGCCTCCAGCTGCTGCACTGAGGTTTCACATCATATTTCCAGAAGGCTTCTGGAAAGAGTGACTACATGTAGCATTCAGAGAGCTGACGGAGATTGTGACTTGGCTGCTGTCAT CCTTCACATCAAGCGCAGAAGAATCTGTGTCAGCCCGCACAATCACGCTGTTAAGCACTGGATGAAAGAGCAAGCAGCCAAGAAAGATGCTAAAGGCAACATTTGCTGTAAGAAGAAACACCACAGCAGGAGGAACAGTAAAGGGGCACATCAGGGGAGGCATCAAACACACGGCCATAAAACTCCTTATTAG